One Actinosynnema pretiosum DNA segment encodes these proteins:
- the pstB gene encoding phosphate ABC transporter ATP-binding protein PstB, with protein sequence MAKRIDVKDLNLYYGKFHAVNEVSLAVPPRSVTAFIGPSGCGKSTVLRSLNRMHEVAPGARVEGKVLLDGEDIYASSVDPVQVRRTIGMVFQRPNPFPTMSIRDNVVAGLRLAGVKNRKQLDEVAERSLRGANLWNEVKDRLDRPGGGLSGGQQQRLCIARAIAVQPDVLLMDEPCSALDPISTLAIEDLITELKKDFTIVIVTHNMQQAARVSDQTAFFNLLGVGQPGRLIEVDDTEKIFSNPTQKATEDYISGRFG encoded by the coding sequence ATGGCCAAGCGCATCGACGTCAAGGACCTCAACCTCTACTACGGCAAGTTCCACGCCGTGAACGAGGTCTCCCTAGCCGTTCCGCCGCGCAGCGTGACCGCGTTCATCGGCCCGTCCGGCTGCGGCAAGTCCACCGTGCTCCGCTCGCTGAACCGGATGCACGAGGTGGCGCCCGGCGCCCGCGTCGAGGGCAAGGTGCTGCTGGACGGCGAGGACATCTACGCCTCCTCGGTCGACCCGGTGCAGGTGCGCCGCACCATCGGCATGGTGTTCCAGCGCCCCAACCCGTTCCCGACGATGTCCATCCGCGACAACGTCGTGGCGGGCCTGCGCCTGGCGGGCGTGAAGAACCGCAAGCAGCTCGACGAGGTCGCGGAGCGCTCGCTGCGCGGCGCGAACCTGTGGAACGAGGTCAAGGACCGCCTCGACCGTCCGGGCGGCGGCCTGTCGGGCGGTCAGCAGCAGCGCCTGTGCATCGCGCGCGCCATCGCCGTCCAGCCGGACGTGCTGCTGATGGACGAGCCCTGCTCGGCCCTGGACCCGATCTCCACGCTGGCGATCGAGGACCTGATCACGGAGCTGAAGAAGGACTTCACCATCGTGATCGTCACCCACAACATGCAGCAGGCGGCGCGCGTCAGCGACCAGACCGCGTTCTTCAACCTGCTCGGCGTCGGCCAGCCCGGCAGGCTGATCGAGGTGGACGACACCGAGAAGATCTTCTCGAACCCCACCCAGAAGGCCACCGAGGACTACATCTCGGGCCGCTTCGGCTGA
- a CDS encoding PPE domain-containing protein: MSAHQGVDVAENDQGTAGQGGQNTAHALPTMTDIRQENAADAHVQMQTSTSANPLSRAVEAASIVVKMEVDSRTQFEQQRRELGAQIQDTRPPMTPDGTNYMSYEHSALQQMVTEGMDPASARGQVDAWNQVGTTLVTLQDNLRGATAASKDAWQGEAAESARSYFGSVTDWSTNAAQSAQYTSAQMQSQVDAAESAKSKMPEPVQFSTADATKMLLAEPNPLNWGGTISEIKQKFAEKQEAHVKAAETMTAMSSTFAETGATMPAFVAPPPMSGSDSGSSDSGDRTSISSRPDSSVGSGIGTGTGRIGGVGTGNSGTYVYDGGPNGGGTTGTGTGNGGGSGSGGSNNSGGNTNQSGVTYPGGGGTGGGTGGGGTGGGGIGGGGTGGGYVPPGGVGYLPPGGTGTGGTGTGSGGLGGGRGGLGGGTGAGGLGGRGGAGGLSGGPGGLAAAGGRAGGFGGGASGFGGGAGGFGAGGSGVGGSGLGAGGSSSALGEGGRSGVGGYGSGGAGGLGGVAAGRGGAAAGGMGAGGMGAAGGRGNGEEDKEHKTASYLQETEDVFGDGTLVAPPVIGG; this comes from the coding sequence GTGAGCGCTCACCAGGGGGTAGACGTGGCGGAGAACGACCAGGGCACAGCGGGGCAGGGCGGGCAGAACACCGCCCACGCCCTCCCCACCATGACCGACATACGCCAGGAGAACGCTGCGGACGCCCACGTCCAGATGCAGACGTCCACCTCCGCGAATCCCTTGTCCCGCGCGGTCGAGGCCGCCTCCATCGTCGTCAAGATGGAGGTGGACTCCCGGACCCAGTTCGAGCAGCAGCGGCGTGAGCTCGGTGCCCAGATCCAGGACACCCGTCCCCCCATGACGCCCGACGGCACCAACTACATGTCCTACGAGCACTCCGCCCTCCAGCAGATGGTCACCGAGGGCATGGACCCCGCCAGCGCGCGCGGTCAGGTCGACGCGTGGAACCAGGTGGGCACCACCCTGGTCACCCTCCAGGACAACCTGCGCGGCGCGACCGCGGCGAGCAAGGACGCCTGGCAGGGCGAGGCGGCGGAGTCCGCGCGGTCCTACTTCGGCAGCGTCACGGACTGGTCGACCAACGCGGCCCAGTCCGCCCAGTACACCAGCGCCCAGATGCAGAGCCAGGTGGACGCGGCCGAGAGCGCCAAGTCGAAGATGCCCGAGCCTGTCCAGTTCAGCACGGCCGACGCCACCAAGATGCTGCTCGCCGAGCCGAACCCCCTCAACTGGGGCGGCACGATCTCCGAGATCAAGCAGAAGTTCGCCGAGAAGCAGGAAGCCCACGTCAAGGCCGCCGAGACCATGACGGCGATGTCCAGCACGTTCGCCGAGACGGGGGCCACCATGCCCGCCTTCGTCGCGCCCCCGCCCATGTCCGGTTCGGACAGCGGCTCCTCGGACAGCGGCGACAGGACTTCGATCAGCTCGCGCCCCGACTCCAGCGTCGGCAGCGGGATCGGCACCGGCACGGGGCGCATCGGCGGCGTCGGCACCGGGAACAGCGGCACCTACGTCTACGACGGCGGACCGAACGGCGGCGGCACCACCGGGACCGGGACCGGCAACGGCGGTGGCAGCGGCAGCGGCGGCTCGAACAACTCGGGCGGCAACACCAACCAGTCCGGCGTGACCTACCCCGGTGGTGGCGGTACCGGTGGTGGCACCGGAGGTGGCGGCACCGGTGGCGGTGGCATCGGTGGCGGTGGCACCGGCGGCGGCTACGTCCCGCCGGGCGGTGTCGGCTACCTCCCGCCCGGTGGCACGGGCACAGGTGGGACCGGAACCGGTTCCGGCGGCCTCGGCGGTGGTCGTGGCGGCCTCGGCGGCGGCACGGGCGCGGGTGGCCTCGGTGGCCGCGGTGGCGCAGGCGGCCTGTCCGGCGGTCCCGGCGGTCTCGCCGCGGCGGGTGGTCGCGCGGGTGGTTTCGGCGGTGGCGCAAGTGGTTTCGGCGGTGGCGCGGGCGGCTTCGGCGCCGGTGGGTCCGGTGTCGGCGGCTCGGGCCTCGGTGCGGGCGGCTCCTCCTCCGCCCTCGGCGAGGGCGGCCGCAGCGGTGTCGGCGGCTACGGCTCCGGTGGCGCGGGCGGTCTAGGCGGCGTGGCGGCCGGTCGCGGTGGCGCGGCGGCCGGTGGCATGGGTGCGGGCGGCATGGGAGCCGCAGGTGGCCGGGGCAACGGGGAAGAGGACAAGGAGCACAAGACCGCCTCGTACCTCCAGGAGACCGAGGACGTCTTCGGGGACGGGACGCTCGTGGCGCCTCCCGTCATCGGCGGGTGA
- the phoU gene encoding phosphate signaling complex protein PhoU: MREAYQDQLGQLAERLADMCAMSGKAIELATKALLEADLAVAEQVISDDARIDEVRASIEEQAYALLALQAPVATDLRTVLAVIHAAESVERMGDLALHVAKAARRRHPNHVLAEPVAPYFAEMGRIAVELATEATDIIRTQDVARARSLEDADDAMDDLHRHLFTVIMDKEWPHGVPSAVDTTLLGRFYERFADHAVSVAKRTVFVVTGKMPGYGDEEA; this comes from the coding sequence ATGCGTGAGGCCTACCAAGACCAGCTCGGACAGCTCGCGGAGCGACTGGCCGACATGTGTGCGATGTCCGGCAAGGCGATCGAGCTGGCCACGAAGGCCCTGCTGGAGGCCGACCTGGCCGTCGCCGAGCAGGTGATCAGCGACGACGCCAGGATCGACGAGGTGCGCGCCAGCATCGAGGAGCAGGCGTACGCGCTGCTCGCGCTCCAGGCCCCCGTCGCGACCGACCTGCGCACGGTGCTGGCGGTCATCCACGCCGCCGAGAGCGTGGAGCGGATGGGCGACCTGGCGCTGCACGTGGCGAAGGCCGCGCGGCGCAGGCACCCCAACCACGTGCTGGCCGAGCCGGTCGCCCCCTACTTCGCCGAGATGGGCCGCATCGCGGTCGAGCTGGCGACGGAGGCGACGGACATCATCCGCACCCAGGACGTGGCGCGCGCCCGGTCCCTGGAGGACGCGGACGACGCCATGGACGACCTGCACCGCCACCTGTTCACGGTGATCATGGACAAGGAGTGGCCGCACGGCGTGCCGTCCGCCGTGGACACCACCCTGCTGGGCCGCTTCTACGAGCGGTTCGCGGACCACGCGGTGTCGGTGGCGAAGCGGACCGTGTTCGTGGTGACGGGCAAGATGCCCGGATACGGCGACGAAGAGGCCTGA
- a CDS encoding LCP family protein gives MSDLLEQHSRTNIPRPIPPGQSDSGPQRGAAPEPSGRRAAPEPPAHRSEPQGPESGRQQGDHEHRPAQEPQQGRRRAAREPEDDVRGPSHSAGPGQPGETGPRTGRRAKPEPSAYPEPSAYPEPSAYEEETRYAAPVHVEPDPAAEAGGRRARHDEAPSGRRAAPEEPRTGRRAAPEADRDAAAPEGVSRASRRARHDEPAPSGRRSAPEDGVPAHEEEPGRRGRQAPGEGVGRRSRAVAPEDGFAEEGGRREPAARRGRSFTDEAPWPQAADRRRPDVRGDEGDGGAEDAGGESASRMSRLSPGEPNGRRSLPPRGPEADGRGQRGPGPEATGRRARPDAGPQGSDATGRRARPEVDGGPQDGPRRPGPGGPVDGPPGGPLAGPPPGGPRRPGPDGAGMRPRPAPGLPGEDFEDGPRRGPEGTGTRPRPMPGDGFDGGRPPGLPEDGPRRGPEGAGMRPRPMPGDGPGLPEDGPRRGPEGTGVRPRPMPGDGGPLGPGPDGTGPRSRPVPPDGSSARMPRPVPEDGPRRGPEGTGTRPRPMPGDGPGLPEDGPRSRQARLAGHDGPPAGPPIGPPPAGPRRPGPEGSSARMPRPMPGDGPGLPEDGPRRLAPGDGPAPDGRGPDGRGPEGTGMRPRPVPPGDDRQARAESFADGDAGRPPRRLAPENGRQGPHDGPPSRFAEGDEGAPPLPPPGVSALGGPPPGVGGPEPREQIDPASLTTEMEAISDDIKKLREVDHTLARFSAVHDELAEQERQRKERRQKLMPWKSEVDEDATEYAEPVDPDDPDDTEPKGGKGRKGRTAKQSKIVRIIKAISLTSAVVVFLASGIGWGAMLHFDSKITRIDALGQNSAAVHQAEKQLGDENFLIIGSDTRAGAKDSDGVGDTSEVVGARSDVMMIAHVPADRKRMVVVSMPRDLQVTRPACNSWDSASDTYSDKVLPEAEGVKANEVYATGGPQCVSKFMTELSGLDINRFVSVDFNGFKGMVDAVGTVGVCAPTVMDDGELGMIFDKPGKYEVNGQKALDFVRARKVKTEEFGDYDRIKRQQQFLSALLRKAMSSELLLSPSKLNGFLNAFASSTAGQNIGVDSMLTLAQSLQGLDAGRVSFVTVPHRTDEGPTPSNDDNFEVLQEDETKALFQAVIDGTPLPGEAPTEGGTAEKKAEKQPGTVGDPGSVRVQVFNQTSGGFAPKNTKTKLEEVGFKVTYIGVADQASTRTFIRYATGNENAAATLRAAVPDAELQVDESMGGVVALMMGSGWEGEVKRPQAGQGGGVSADSGAGDLPVVNAAVDPCA, from the coding sequence GTGTCGGATCTGCTTGAACAGCACAGCCGCACGAACATCCCGCGTCCCATCCCGCCGGGCCAGTCGGACTCCGGTCCGCAGCGCGGCGCCGCACCGGAGCCGTCCGGTCGCCGCGCCGCGCCGGAGCCACCCGCCCACAGATCCGAGCCGCAGGGCCCGGAGAGCGGTCGCCAGCAGGGCGACCACGAGCACCGACCAGCGCAGGAGCCGCAGCAGGGCCGCAGGAGGGCCGCCAGGGAACCCGAGGACGACGTCCGGGGTCCGTCCCACTCCGCCGGACCCGGCCAACCGGGTGAGACGGGCCCGCGCACCGGCCGCAGGGCCAAGCCGGAGCCGTCCGCGTACCCGGAGCCGTCCGCGTACCCGGAGCCGTCCGCGTACGAGGAGGAGACGCGGTACGCCGCCCCCGTGCACGTCGAGCCGGACCCGGCCGCCGAGGCGGGCGGACGGCGCGCCAGGCACGACGAGGCCCCCTCCGGTCGCCGCGCGGCCCCCGAGGAGCCCCGGACCGGCAGGCGCGCCGCGCCGGAGGCCGACCGCGACGCCGCCGCTCCCGAAGGCGTCTCGCGCGCGAGCAGGCGCGCGCGCCACGACGAGCCCGCGCCCTCAGGCAGGCGCTCCGCCCCCGAGGACGGCGTCCCGGCCCACGAGGAGGAGCCCGGTCGCCGAGGCCGCCAGGCTCCCGGTGAGGGGGTCGGGCGGCGGTCCAGGGCGGTCGCGCCCGAGGACGGCTTCGCCGAGGAGGGCGGGCGCCGCGAGCCCGCCGCCCGCAGGGGCCGCTCCTTCACCGACGAGGCCCCGTGGCCGCAGGCCGCCGACCGGCGCAGGCCGGACGTCCGGGGCGACGAGGGCGACGGGGGTGCCGAGGACGCGGGCGGGGAGTCCGCGTCCCGGATGTCCCGGCTCTCGCCCGGCGAGCCGAACGGCCGCAGGTCGCTGCCCCCGCGCGGCCCCGAGGCCGACGGCCGGGGCCAGCGCGGTCCCGGTCCCGAGGCCACCGGCCGCAGGGCCAGGCCGGACGCGGGGCCGCAGGGTTCCGACGCCACCGGTCGCCGCGCGCGCCCCGAGGTCGACGGCGGTCCGCAGGACGGTCCCCGCAGGCCGGGGCCCGGAGGGCCGGTCGACGGCCCGCCCGGTGGCCCGCTCGCCGGTCCGCCGCCCGGTGGTCCGCGCAGGCCCGGTCCGGACGGCGCGGGGATGCGCCCGCGCCCGGCCCCCGGCCTGCCCGGCGAGGACTTCGAGGACGGCCCGCGCCGGGGCCCGGAGGGCACCGGCACGCGTCCGCGCCCGATGCCCGGCGACGGCTTCGACGGCGGTCGTCCCCCCGGCCTGCCCGAGGACGGTCCCCGCAGGGGTCCGGAGGGCGCCGGGATGCGCCCGCGCCCCATGCCCGGCGACGGCCCCGGCCTGCCCGAGGACGGCCCGCGCCGCGGCCCCGAGGGCACCGGCGTGCGCCCGAGGCCGATGCCCGGCGACGGCGGCCCGCTCGGTCCCGGCCCGGACGGCACGGGTCCCCGCTCCCGCCCGGTCCCGCCGGACGGCAGCAGCGCCCGGATGCCGCGCCCGGTCCCCGAGGACGGTCCCCGCAGGGGTCCCGAGGGCACCGGCACCCGTCCGCGCCCGATGCCCGGCGACGGCCCCGGCCTGCCCGAGGACGGCCCGCGGTCGCGCCAGGCCAGGCTCGCGGGCCACGACGGCCCGCCCGCCGGTCCGCCGATCGGCCCTCCGCCCGCCGGTCCGCGCCGCCCCGGTCCCGAGGGCAGCAGCGCCCGGATGCCGCGCCCCATGCCCGGCGACGGTCCCGGCCTGCCCGAGGACGGTCCACGCAGGCTCGCGCCCGGCGACGGTCCCGCGCCCGACGGCCGGGGTCCGGACGGCCGGGGTCCCGAGGGCACCGGGATGCGCCCCAGGCCCGTCCCGCCCGGCGACGACCGCCAGGCGCGCGCCGAGAGCTTCGCCGACGGCGACGCGGGCAGGCCCCCGCGCAGGCTCGCGCCCGAGAACGGGCGGCAGGGCCCGCACGACGGTCCCCCCAGCCGGTTCGCCGAGGGTGACGAGGGAGCCCCGCCGCTCCCGCCCCCCGGCGTGTCCGCGCTCGGCGGCCCCCCGCCCGGCGTCGGCGGCCCCGAGCCGAGGGAGCAGATCGACCCGGCGAGCCTCACCACCGAGATGGAGGCCATCAGCGACGACATCAAGAAGCTGCGCGAGGTCGACCACACCCTCGCCCGCTTCTCGGCCGTCCACGACGAGCTCGCCGAGCAGGAGCGCCAGCGCAAGGAGCGCAGGCAGAAGCTGATGCCGTGGAAGTCCGAGGTCGACGAGGACGCCACGGAGTACGCCGAGCCGGTGGACCCGGACGACCCCGACGACACCGAGCCCAAGGGCGGCAAAGGCCGCAAGGGGCGGACCGCCAAGCAGAGCAAGATCGTCCGGATCATCAAGGCGATCTCGCTGACCTCGGCGGTGGTGGTGTTCCTGGCCAGCGGGATCGGCTGGGGGGCGATGCTGCACTTCGACAGCAAGATCACCCGGATCGACGCGCTCGGCCAGAACTCGGCGGCCGTGCACCAGGCGGAGAAGCAGCTCGGTGACGAGAACTTCCTCATCATCGGCTCGGACACGCGCGCGGGCGCCAAGGACTCGGACGGGGTGGGCGACACCAGCGAGGTCGTCGGCGCCCGGTCGGACGTGATGATGATCGCCCACGTCCCGGCCGACCGGAAGCGCATGGTGGTGGTGTCGATGCCGCGTGACCTCCAGGTCACGCGGCCCGCGTGCAACAGCTGGGACTCGGCCAGCGACACCTACTCGGACAAGGTGCTGCCCGAGGCGGAGGGCGTGAAGGCCAACGAGGTCTACGCCACCGGCGGCCCCCAGTGCGTCAGCAAGTTCATGACCGAGCTGAGCGGGCTGGACATCAACCGCTTCGTCAGCGTGGACTTCAACGGCTTCAAGGGCATGGTCGACGCCGTCGGGACGGTGGGCGTGTGCGCGCCCACCGTCATGGACGACGGCGAGCTGGGCATGATCTTCGACAAGCCCGGCAAGTACGAGGTCAACGGCCAGAAGGCGCTGGACTTCGTCCGCGCCCGCAAGGTCAAGACCGAGGAGTTCGGCGACTACGACCGGATCAAGCGGCAGCAGCAGTTCCTGTCCGCGCTGCTGCGCAAGGCCATGTCCAGCGAGCTGCTGCTCAGCCCGAGCAAGCTCAACGGCTTCCTCAACGCCTTCGCGTCCTCCACCGCGGGTCAGAACATCGGCGTGGACTCCATGCTGACGCTCGCCCAGTCCCTGCAGGGGCTGGACGCCGGGCGGGTCAGCTTCGTGACCGTCCCCCACCGCACCGACGAGGGCCCGACCCCGAGCAACGACGACAACTTCGAGGTCCTCCAGGAGGACGAGACCAAGGCGCTCTTCCAGGCGGTCATCGACGGCACCCCGCTGCCGGGCGAGGCGCCGACCGAGGGCGGGACCGCGGAGAAGAAGGCCGAGAAGCAGCCGGGCACCGTGGGCGACCCCGGCTCCGTGCGCGTCCAGGTGTTCAACCAGACCTCGGGTGGGTTCGCCCCGAAGAACACCAAGACCAAGCTGGAAGAGGTCGGCTTCAAGGTCACCTACATCGGTGTCGCGGACCAGGCGTCCACCAGGACGTTCATCCGCTACGCCACCGGCAACGAGAACGCCGCCGCGACCCTGCGGGCAGCCGTGCCGGACGCCGAGCTCCAGGTCGACGAGAGCATGGGCGGCGTCGTGGCGCTCATGATGGGCTCCGGGTGGGAGGGCGAGGTCAAGCGCCCGCAGGCCGGTCAGGGCGGCGGCGTCTCCGCCGACAGCGGCGCCGGGGACCTGCCCGTGGTGAACGCGGCCGTCGACCCCTGCGCGTGA
- a CDS encoding GGDEF domain-containing protein — MTALRPEVADPDREGGPEAPAPASEGTGLVQLHESIATLLASRGQWRQAYQHLRSAFDLVHAGREEQPKVPEQLRREVDRLRREHAEAREQSLRDSLTDSYNRRYLDERLVALVAERGATTGGLAIALIDLDWFKQVNDTFGHLLGDRVLQRVVELLQAELPEQGFCARYGGEEFVIVLPDVDVASAIQITEAARMRVERHAWASLAPGLRVTVSIGLAYEPPAAETPSRPPVAPEQQLLRADSLLYTAKQSGRNAVAYREGGRVRLAGAASGRRGITEPRVSGY, encoded by the coding sequence ATGACCGCACTGCGGCCCGAGGTCGCCGATCCCGATCGGGAGGGCGGCCCCGAGGCGCCAGCGCCCGCTTCCGAGGGCACCGGGCTGGTGCAGCTGCACGAGTCGATCGCGACACTGCTCGCCTCCAGGGGCCAGTGGCGGCAGGCCTACCAGCACCTGCGCTCGGCGTTCGACCTGGTCCACGCGGGGCGCGAGGAGCAGCCGAAGGTGCCGGAGCAGCTGCGCCGCGAGGTGGACCGGCTGCGCAGGGAGCACGCGGAGGCCCGCGAGCAGAGCCTGCGGGACAGCCTGACCGACAGCTACAACCGCCGCTACCTGGACGAGCGCCTGGTCGCGCTGGTCGCCGAGCGGGGCGCCACGACCGGCGGGCTGGCCATCGCGCTGATCGACCTCGACTGGTTCAAGCAGGTGAACGACACGTTCGGGCACCTGCTGGGCGACCGGGTGCTCCAGCGGGTGGTGGAGCTGCTCCAGGCGGAGCTGCCGGAGCAGGGGTTCTGCGCCCGCTACGGGGGCGAGGAGTTCGTCATCGTGCTGCCCGACGTGGACGTCGCGAGTGCGATCCAGATCACCGAAGCGGCCAGGATGCGTGTCGAGCGTCACGCCTGGGCCTCGCTCGCCCCCGGCCTGAGGGTGACTGTCAGCATCGGCCTGGCGTACGAGCCGCCCGCCGCCGAGACGCCCTCCCGCCCACCGGTGGCCCCGGAGCAGCAGTTGTTGCGCGCCGACAGCCTCCTCTACACGGCCAAGCAATCGGGACGGAACGCAGTCGCCTACCGGGAGGGCGGACGCGTTCGGCTGGCCGGTGCTGCTTCTGGGCGACGCGGAATCACTGAACCACGGGTGTCTGGTTACTGA
- a CDS encoding ESX secretion-associated protein EspG, with translation MSVFSFSLSHAATDILWEDLDLGPRPYPFEIRHVGRTFDERAGIRNAVYRDLESRKLAFRGRVVGEVQEALTLLVRADYTVNAIAALDARVPERQLLARGGATRDVAALAVLDDRMLKVDLIRSSALLHALVSLVPQVRPGPGHSMTLPVPQGQEQRRPRREEDYDANTFTSAVSARSARGGQEQQLMAIFSRPKLSLGNFGFSVRGRYGRETKGPEVIWFDNDQGRYMMQTRENPDGQRWMTAAPADSGRIAMQLGQDLNALLNR, from the coding sequence GTGAGCGTGTTCTCGTTCAGCCTGTCCCACGCCGCGACCGACATCCTCTGGGAGGACCTCGACCTCGGCCCCCGTCCTTACCCCTTCGAGATCCGCCACGTGGGCCGGACCTTCGACGAGCGCGCGGGTATCAGGAACGCGGTGTACCGCGACCTGGAGTCCAGGAAGCTGGCGTTCCGGGGGCGGGTCGTGGGCGAGGTCCAGGAGGCGCTGACCTTGCTGGTCCGCGCCGACTACACCGTCAACGCGATCGCCGCGCTGGACGCCCGCGTCCCGGAGCGCCAGCTGCTGGCGCGCGGCGGCGCGACCCGTGACGTGGCGGCGCTGGCCGTGCTGGACGACCGGATGCTCAAGGTCGACCTGATCCGCTCCTCGGCGCTGCTGCACGCGCTGGTCTCACTCGTGCCGCAGGTGCGGCCGGGACCGGGGCACTCGATGACCCTCCCGGTTCCCCAGGGGCAGGAGCAGCGCAGACCTCGTCGGGAAGAGGACTACGACGCGAACACCTTCACCAGCGCCGTCTCCGCGCGGAGCGCCAGGGGAGGCCAGGAGCAGCAGCTCATGGCGATCTTCTCGCGCCCCAAGCTGAGCCTGGGGAACTTCGGCTTCTCGGTTCGCGGCAGGTACGGCCGGGAGACCAAGGGACCCGAGGTCATCTGGTTCGACAACGACCAAGGCCGGTACATGATGCAGACCAGGGAGAACCCGGACGGTCAGCGCTGGATGACGGCCGCGCCCGCCGACAGCGGCCGGATCGCCATGCAGCTCGGCCAGGACCTCAACGCGCTGCTCAACCGCTAG
- the pstA gene encoding phosphate ABC transporter permease PstA, with amino-acid sequence MMAETADLDRLAKPPTFQSISGVRKFKNGMATALVWLAFGVAIIPLVWVLYTVIQRGFPIVLNADWWQKSLSGLLSRQQGGGVYHAIYGTLVQGLVCALISVPVGMFVGVYLVEYGGRSRLAKATTFMVDILTGVPSIVAALFIYSLWITTFGFGRSAFAVSLALVLLMVPVIVRTTEEMLKIVPDELREASYALGIPKWKTIVKIVLPTALSGILTGIMLALARVMGETAPVLVLAAYAPFINYNLFDGPMASLPLLMTTERNNPTDAGFDRLWGAAITLVLIITLFNLLATAASRWLAPKTK; translated from the coding sequence ATGATGGCCGAGACGGCGGACCTGGACCGCCTGGCGAAGCCGCCCACGTTCCAGAGCATCAGCGGCGTCCGCAAGTTCAAGAACGGCATGGCCACCGCGCTGGTGTGGCTGGCGTTCGGCGTCGCGATCATCCCGCTGGTGTGGGTGCTCTACACCGTGATCCAGCGCGGCTTCCCGATCGTGCTCAACGCCGACTGGTGGCAGAAGTCCCTGTCCGGCCTGCTGTCCCGGCAGCAGGGCGGCGGCGTCTACCACGCGATCTACGGCACGCTGGTCCAGGGCCTGGTCTGCGCCCTGATCTCGGTCCCGGTCGGCATGTTCGTCGGCGTCTACCTGGTCGAGTACGGCGGCCGGTCGAGGCTGGCCAAGGCCACCACGTTCATGGTCGACATCCTCACCGGTGTCCCGTCCATCGTGGCCGCGCTGTTCATCTACTCGCTGTGGATCACCACGTTCGGCTTCGGCCGCAGCGCGTTCGCGGTGTCGCTGGCCCTGGTGCTGCTCATGGTCCCGGTGATCGTGCGCACCACCGAGGAGATGCTCAAGATCGTCCCCGACGAGCTGCGCGAGGCCTCCTACGCGCTGGGCATCCCCAAGTGGAAGACCATCGTGAAGATCGTCCTGCCCACCGCGCTCTCCGGCATCCTCACCGGCATCATGCTGGCGCTGGCGCGCGTGATGGGCGAGACCGCCCCGGTGCTGGTGCTGGCGGCGTACGCGCCGTTCATCAACTACAACCTGTTCGACGGGCCGATGGCGTCGCTCCCGCTGCTCATGACCACGGAGCGCAACAACCCGACGGACGCGGGCTTCGACCGGCTCTGGGGTGCCGCGATCACCCTGGTCCTGATCATCACGTTGTTCAACCTGCTGGCGACCGCGGCCTCGCGGTGGCTGGCCCCGAAGACCAAGTGA
- the dusB gene encoding tRNA dihydrouridine synthase DusB — MVGVAAPPPSLKIGRYSVDPAVVLAPMAGITNIAFRQLCREFGSPGSLYVCEMITARAVVERDSKTMEMLAFGPDEHPRSMQLYSVDPVSMSEAVKLITGEDRADHIDMNFGCPVPKVTRKGGGAALPYKRKLFREIVRAAVRAAEPAGVPVTVKFRIGIDDEHLTYLDAGRIAEDEGAQAVALHARTAAQRYSGTADWSAITRLKEAVTSIPVLGNGDIFSAQDALDMVARTGCDGVVVGRGCLGRPWLFGELQAAFRGEPLPAPPTLGKVADILWRHGALLADYLGEEKGVRDLRKHVAWYLKGFPVGGDLRRSLAMVSTLAELQDLVGQLDRTAGYPADADGPRGRQGSPARVILPEGWLDDPEDAAVPEAEEMHSGG; from the coding sequence CTGGTCGGCGTGGCTGCTCCCCCTCCCTCGCTGAAGATCGGCCGGTACTCGGTCGACCCGGCCGTCGTGCTCGCCCCGATGGCGGGCATCACGAACATCGCCTTCCGGCAGCTGTGCCGGGAGTTCGGGAGCCCCGGCTCGCTCTACGTCTGCGAGATGATCACCGCCCGCGCCGTGGTGGAGCGCGACTCCAAGACCATGGAGATGCTGGCGTTCGGCCCCGACGAGCACCCCCGCTCGATGCAGCTCTACAGCGTCGACCCGGTGTCCATGTCCGAGGCCGTCAAGCTGATCACCGGCGAGGACCGGGCCGACCACATCGACATGAACTTCGGCTGCCCCGTCCCCAAGGTCACCCGCAAGGGCGGCGGGGCGGCGCTGCCGTACAAGCGGAAGCTGTTCCGGGAGATCGTGCGGGCCGCCGTGCGCGCCGCCGAGCCCGCGGGCGTCCCGGTGACCGTGAAGTTCCGCATCGGCATCGACGACGAGCACCTCACCTACCTGGACGCGGGCCGCATCGCCGAGGACGAGGGCGCGCAGGCCGTCGCGCTGCACGCCCGCACGGCCGCGCAGCGCTACTCCGGCACCGCCGACTGGTCGGCCATCACCCGGTTGAAGGAGGCGGTGACCTCCATCCCGGTGCTCGGCAACGGCGACATCTTCAGCGCCCAGGACGCCCTCGACATGGTCGCCCGCACCGGCTGCGACGGGGTCGTCGTCGGTCGGGGCTGCCTGGGCAGGCCGTGGTTGTTCGGCGAGCTGCAGGCCGCCTTCCGGGGCGAGCCGCTGCCCGCGCCGCCGACGCTGGGCAAGGTCGCCGACATCCTCTGGCGGCACGGCGCGCTCCTGGCCGACTACCTCGGCGAGGAGAAGGGCGTCCGGGACCTGCGCAAGCACGTGGCCTGGTACCTGAAGGGCTTCCCGGTCGGCGGCGACCTGCGCCGGTCGCTGGCCATGGTCAGCACGCTGGCCGAGCTCCAGGACCTGGTCGGCCAGCTCGACCGCACCGCCGGGTACCCGGCCGACGCCGACGGGCCCCGCGGCCGACAGGGTTCCCCCGCTCGGGTGATCCTGCCGGAGGGCTGGCTGGACGACCCGGAGGACGCCGCGGTGCCCGAGGCCGAGGAGATGCACTCGGGTGGCTGA